One genomic segment of Scylla paramamosain isolate STU-SP2022 chromosome 11, ASM3559412v1, whole genome shotgun sequence includes these proteins:
- the LOC135105045 gene encoding uncharacterized protein LOC135105045 isoform X3, which produces MVAMATSHFQKALTALDRVLRAQVLSLSQHEPTRQRLFLLQQEVFSLRKETLNGFTDAQTAVRTPPGLAPTPATPGAPPSYDDVLKEDSRRLQDNCPHPPREISTQGTVSSPNHPTPTGQGFHPCTHPVPTQSPANHTPSACVRSHSSGDPGVQELVDMRGARSGEPTTAPPSTHQCSPFKSTLKSTKRPKSSYHPLSQPNSLLLPSPAVSSPASLPPPLLPVSHSLASLPTQQSGATSLETQPHPSLRPISVGDEAVLSQMKVLDKYKSDRSPDALADTSLSCVQKGPLPPIPLNKDNMQEWKRKEEITSNDSVQALSKSIVKTSGSTVQQKDETKNNLVPFISPINDPFLSLDPFPPVKPQSEDSNALFTEETLGAHSLPAVSGMHQNHSQASSDVLAPESSWTSNQKDSFSSNATQDSLKTQPLMTQNPPDNLGDSILEALDFAVTPASDHRKVSPQHSQERKTTRSYSEENLLNSSYNTFEIMLLSTKNRQASRASIIEEFDPLVISHAPQDHTQDEEKMEDEVHEQKGKGVLKEKKRDTKSTVPTKPTPRTTVETSDVSSKGTEATKEEGERDIYGSPPDYFAEGGAVALEEEARVDMYTSRRYTGAYDLSDRAKGRSYSSSEDTSSMYSWPPDYSAKTPPDPASPVYPCLYPEEEENEGVEGTNVGVGRSAFYIPPTIQGEVKRRNLLSIREGVKIYFIHTDGIVTSPWNKPFLAVSRDLSRDKFFSTGLVVSVGNNLWTCELQRKSTLVLRAQTGSYIFNEVAGKPECKAVAIRVPSGVRRVQHELFSNILQQNTLLEEERPKGITKAISKGATSAATRMTKLVEDKSVTPSQTFVRRNSIRALKGVTKRLTSIAEKTGGTLKELPEEYQVLQEAADTLAFAHSAKMIQYV; this is translated from the exons atggtggcgatg GCTACAAGTCACTTCCAGAAGGCGCTGACAGCATTAGACCGTGTGTTACGGGCTCAggtgctctccctctcccagcatGAACCCACCAGGCAGCGGCTCTTCCTTCTGCAACAGGAAGTTTTCAGCCTTAG GAAGGAGACACTTAATGGCTTCACTGATGCCCAGACTGCTGTGCGGACACCTCCAGGTCTTGCTCCAACTCCTGCTACACCTGGAGCTCCACCTTCATATGATGATGTCTTGAAGGAGGACAGTCGCCGCCTGCAAG aTAATTGCCCACATCCACCCAGAGAAATATCCACACAGGGCACAGTGTCCTCCCCCAACCATCCAACACCTACTGGCCAAGGCTTTCATCCATGTACTCACCCAGTGCCCACACAGTCTCCAGCCAACCATACACCATCTGCCTGTGTTCGATCCCACAGCAGTGGAGACCCAGGGGTTCAGGAACTCGTGGATATGAGAGGAGCTAGATCAGGAGAACCTACAACAGCTCCACCTTCCACTCATCAATGCTCTCCTTTCAAGTCCACACTTAAATCAACTAAAAGACCCAAATCTTCCTACCATCCTTTGAGTCAACCAAATTCACTTTTGCTTCCTTCACCTGCAGTCAgttctcctgcttctcttcctcctcccctcctcccagtCTCCCATTCTCTCGCTTCTCTTCCCACCCAACAGTCAGGAGCCACATCCTTGGAAACTCAGCCTCATCCTAGCCTTAGACCCATCTCAGTGGGTGATGAGGCAGTGCTGAGTCAAATGAAGGTGCTTGATAAGTATAAGAGTGACAGGAGTCCAGATGCATTGGCTGACACATCTCTCTCATGTGTTCAAAAGGGGCCACTCCCACCAATCCCACTAAACAAAGACAACATgcaggaatggaagaggaaggaagagataactagtaatgatagtgttcaggctttGTCAAAAAGTATTGTGAAGACCTCAGGAAGTACTGTGCAGCAGAAGGATGAAACAAAGAATAATCTTGTGCCTTTTATATCCCCTATTAATGACCCATTCCTCAGTTTGGATCCATTCCCCCCTGTTAAGCCACAGTCTGAAGACAGTAATGCATTGTTCACAGAGGAGACACTGGGTGCCCACTCATTACCTGCAGTTTCAGGTATGCATCAAAACCACAGCCAAGCATCTTCAGATGTCTTAGCCCCTGAATCATCTTGGACTTCAAACCAGAAAGATTCATTTAGTTCCAATGCAACACAGGACTCACTTAAAACTCAGCCTTTGATGACACAGAACCCTCCTGACAACCTTGGAGACTCCATCCTTGAGGCCTTGGACTTTGCTGTCACACCAGCATCAGATCACAGGAAAGTCTCACCCCAACATtcacaggaaaggaagacaacTCGCTCTTACTCAGAGGAAAACTTACTTAACTCCTCATACAACACCTTTGAAATCATGCTGCTCTCCACCAAGAATAGGCAAGCTAGCAGGGCATCTATCATAGAGGAATTTGATCCTCTGGTGATTTCCCATGCCCCTCAGGACCACACccaggatgaagagaaaatggaagatgagGTGCATGAACAGAAGGGAAAGGGTgtattgaaagagaaaaagagagacactAAAAGTACTGTACCAACCAAACCAACACCACGAACAACAGTTGAGACCAGTGATGTGTCCAGTAAAGGCACAGAAGCAaccaaggaagagggagagagagacatttatgGTTCTCCTCCAGACTATTTTGCTGAGGGAGGAGCAGTAGcactagaggaggaggcaagagtaGATATGTACACTAGCAGGAGATATACTGGAGCTTATGACCTTTCTGATAGAGCAAAGGGAAGATCATATTCCTCCTCAGAAGACACAAGCAGTATGTACTCATGGCCCCCAGATTATAGTGCCAAGACACCACCTGACCCTGCTTCACCAGTGTATCCCTGCCTGTAccctgaagaagaggagaatgagggagtggaggggaccAATGTGGGTGTAGGCCGTTCAGCTTTCTATATTCCTCCCACAATACAG GGTGAGGTCAAAAGGAGGAACTTGCTGAGTATCCGTGAGGGTGTCAAGATCTATTTCATACACACAGATGGCATTGTCACCTCGCCCTGGAATAAGCCCTTCCTTGCTGTGTCCAGAG ACCTATCCAGAGACAAGTTCTTTAGTACTGGGCTGGTGGTGAGTGTTGGCAACAACCTATGGACATGTGAGCTGCAGAGGAAGTCCACTCTGGTGCTGAGGGCACAGACAGGGAGCTACATCTTTAATGAGGTGGCGGGGAAACCAGAGT GCAAGGCAGTGGCCATTAGGGTGCCATCAGGAGTGCGGCGTGTCCAGCATGAACTGTTCAGTAATATCCTGCAGCAGAACActctgctggaggaggagcgacCCAAAGGCATCACCAAAG CCATCTCCAAGGGTGCCACCTCAGCTGCTACACGCATGACCAAACTGGTGGAGGACAAATCAGTAACTCCCAGTCAGACCTTTGTCAGGAGAAACTCAATCAGGGCTT TGAAGGGAGTCACCAAGCGACTCACAAGCATTGCTGAAAAGACTGGAGGCACTCTGAAG GAGCTGCCTGAGGAGTACCAAGTTCTACAGGAGGCAGCAGACACACTTGCCTTTGCCCACAGTGCCAAGATGATCCAGTATGTTTGA
- the LOC135105045 gene encoding uncharacterized protein LOC135105045 isoform X1 codes for MTCSWYSVSVVVAALASGEGGGGCGGSDKEAMRTAGIRSVPQPAPRPTLFPDAPDTPQPPQPPKPLPRTKFLQKSVSESPAPVTLRSPPAPPVQSKCISTKTPTPPPKPPRTPSLRNSPNKDSTQPRRPGLMEVLSRTNTASPISPASITQRQPTSTLKPVRPAPQGRAADFTAVSARRNQRPSLQPLSLPSPPSGIPARIPSSSAGPRVPTRPSPGQLAASRTLARASDLRSAPPLTVGLQTNRSLQSPVCTIEDFEDSCKEVFRNTKKAKELSARGKHIQATSHFQKALTALDRVLRAQVLSLSQHEPTRQRLFLLQQEVFSLRKETLNGFTDAQTAVRTPPGLAPTPATPGAPPSYDDVLKEDSRRLQDNCPHPPREISTQGTVSSPNHPTPTGQGFHPCTHPVPTQSPANHTPSACVRSHSSGDPGVQELVDMRGARSGEPTTAPPSTHQCSPFKSTLKSTKRPKSSYHPLSQPNSLLLPSPAVSSPASLPPPLLPVSHSLASLPTQQSGATSLETQPHPSLRPISVGDEAVLSQMKVLDKYKSDRSPDALADTSLSCVQKGPLPPIPLNKDNMQEWKRKEEITSNDSVQALSKSIVKTSGSTVQQKDETKNNLVPFISPINDPFLSLDPFPPVKPQSEDSNALFTEETLGAHSLPAVSGMHQNHSQASSDVLAPESSWTSNQKDSFSSNATQDSLKTQPLMTQNPPDNLGDSILEALDFAVTPASDHRKVSPQHSQERKTTRSYSEENLLNSSYNTFEIMLLSTKNRQASRASIIEEFDPLVISHAPQDHTQDEEKMEDEVHEQKGKGVLKEKKRDTKSTVPTKPTPRTTVETSDVSSKGTEATKEEGERDIYGSPPDYFAEGGAVALEEEARVDMYTSRRYTGAYDLSDRAKGRSYSSSEDTSSMYSWPPDYSAKTPPDPASPVYPCLYPEEEENEGVEGTNVGVGRSAFYIPPTIQGEVKRRNLLSIREGVKIYFIHTDGIVTSPWNKPFLAVSRDLSRDKFFSTGLVVSVGNNLWTCELQRKSTLVLRAQTGSYIFNEVAGKPECKAVAIRVPSGVRRVQHELFSNILQQNTLLEEERPKGITKAISKGATSAATRMTKLVEDKSVTPSQTFVRRNSIRALKGVTKRLTSIAEKTGGTLKELPEEYQVLQEAADTLAFAHSAKMIQYV; via the exons ATGACGTGTTCATGGTATAGTGTTAGTGTAGTGGTGGCGGCGCTAGCGTCtggtgagggaggtggtggatgtggtggtagtgacaaAGAGGCCATGAGGACCGCAGGTATAAGGTCTGTTCCCCAGCCCGCCCCCCGCCCTACACTCTTTCCTGATGCCCCCGATACCCCGCAGCCTCCCCAGCCCCCAAAGCCCCTTCCCAGAACAAAGTTCCTGCAGAAGAGCGTGTCGGAGTCCCCTGCCCCAGTCACGTTGCGGAGCCCGCCAGCCCCGCCCGTCCAGTCCAAATGCATTTCCACCAAGACTCCCACCCCGCCTCCTAAGCCGCCCCGCACTCCAAGTCTTCGGAACAGTCCCAACAAGGACAGCACGCAGCCTCGGCGCCCCGGTCTAATGGAGGTACTGTCCCGCACCAACACCGCCTCGCCTATCTCGCCTGCCTCAATAACTCAACGACAGCCTACAAGTACGTTGAAGCCTGTCCGGCCAGCTCCCCAGGGTAGGGCCGCTGATTTTACGGCTGTATCAGCGCGACGTAACCAGCGCCCTTCTTTGcaacccctctccctcccttcacctcccagCGGCATCCCAGCCAGGATTCCTTCAAGCAGCGCTGGGCCGCGCGTTCCTACCCGTCCCTCCCCCGGTCAGCTGGCAGCCTCGAGGACCTTAGCCCGTGCGTCTGATCTTCGCAGCGCCCCGCCCCTCACAGTGGGGCTACAAACGAACAGGAGTTTACAGAGTCCTGTGTGCACCATAGAAGACTTCGAGGATAGCTGTAAGGAAGTGTTCCGCAACACAAAAAAGGCAAAGGAACTGTCAGCCCGTGGGAAGCACATTCAG GCTACAAGTCACTTCCAGAAGGCGCTGACAGCATTAGACCGTGTGTTACGGGCTCAggtgctctccctctcccagcatGAACCCACCAGGCAGCGGCTCTTCCTTCTGCAACAGGAAGTTTTCAGCCTTAG GAAGGAGACACTTAATGGCTTCACTGATGCCCAGACTGCTGTGCGGACACCTCCAGGTCTTGCTCCAACTCCTGCTACACCTGGAGCTCCACCTTCATATGATGATGTCTTGAAGGAGGACAGTCGCCGCCTGCAAG aTAATTGCCCACATCCACCCAGAGAAATATCCACACAGGGCACAGTGTCCTCCCCCAACCATCCAACACCTACTGGCCAAGGCTTTCATCCATGTACTCACCCAGTGCCCACACAGTCTCCAGCCAACCATACACCATCTGCCTGTGTTCGATCCCACAGCAGTGGAGACCCAGGGGTTCAGGAACTCGTGGATATGAGAGGAGCTAGATCAGGAGAACCTACAACAGCTCCACCTTCCACTCATCAATGCTCTCCTTTCAAGTCCACACTTAAATCAACTAAAAGACCCAAATCTTCCTACCATCCTTTGAGTCAACCAAATTCACTTTTGCTTCCTTCACCTGCAGTCAgttctcctgcttctcttcctcctcccctcctcccagtCTCCCATTCTCTCGCTTCTCTTCCCACCCAACAGTCAGGAGCCACATCCTTGGAAACTCAGCCTCATCCTAGCCTTAGACCCATCTCAGTGGGTGATGAGGCAGTGCTGAGTCAAATGAAGGTGCTTGATAAGTATAAGAGTGACAGGAGTCCAGATGCATTGGCTGACACATCTCTCTCATGTGTTCAAAAGGGGCCACTCCCACCAATCCCACTAAACAAAGACAACATgcaggaatggaagaggaaggaagagataactagtaatgatagtgttcaggctttGTCAAAAAGTATTGTGAAGACCTCAGGAAGTACTGTGCAGCAGAAGGATGAAACAAAGAATAATCTTGTGCCTTTTATATCCCCTATTAATGACCCATTCCTCAGTTTGGATCCATTCCCCCCTGTTAAGCCACAGTCTGAAGACAGTAATGCATTGTTCACAGAGGAGACACTGGGTGCCCACTCATTACCTGCAGTTTCAGGTATGCATCAAAACCACAGCCAAGCATCTTCAGATGTCTTAGCCCCTGAATCATCTTGGACTTCAAACCAGAAAGATTCATTTAGTTCCAATGCAACACAGGACTCACTTAAAACTCAGCCTTTGATGACACAGAACCCTCCTGACAACCTTGGAGACTCCATCCTTGAGGCCTTGGACTTTGCTGTCACACCAGCATCAGATCACAGGAAAGTCTCACCCCAACATtcacaggaaaggaagacaacTCGCTCTTACTCAGAGGAAAACTTACTTAACTCCTCATACAACACCTTTGAAATCATGCTGCTCTCCACCAAGAATAGGCAAGCTAGCAGGGCATCTATCATAGAGGAATTTGATCCTCTGGTGATTTCCCATGCCCCTCAGGACCACACccaggatgaagagaaaatggaagatgagGTGCATGAACAGAAGGGAAAGGGTgtattgaaagagaaaaagagagacactAAAAGTACTGTACCAACCAAACCAACACCACGAACAACAGTTGAGACCAGTGATGTGTCCAGTAAAGGCACAGAAGCAaccaaggaagagggagagagagacatttatgGTTCTCCTCCAGACTATTTTGCTGAGGGAGGAGCAGTAGcactagaggaggaggcaagagtaGATATGTACACTAGCAGGAGATATACTGGAGCTTATGACCTTTCTGATAGAGCAAAGGGAAGATCATATTCCTCCTCAGAAGACACAAGCAGTATGTACTCATGGCCCCCAGATTATAGTGCCAAGACACCACCTGACCCTGCTTCACCAGTGTATCCCTGCCTGTAccctgaagaagaggagaatgagggagtggaggggaccAATGTGGGTGTAGGCCGTTCAGCTTTCTATATTCCTCCCACAATACAG GGTGAGGTCAAAAGGAGGAACTTGCTGAGTATCCGTGAGGGTGTCAAGATCTATTTCATACACACAGATGGCATTGTCACCTCGCCCTGGAATAAGCCCTTCCTTGCTGTGTCCAGAG ACCTATCCAGAGACAAGTTCTTTAGTACTGGGCTGGTGGTGAGTGTTGGCAACAACCTATGGACATGTGAGCTGCAGAGGAAGTCCACTCTGGTGCTGAGGGCACAGACAGGGAGCTACATCTTTAATGAGGTGGCGGGGAAACCAGAGT GCAAGGCAGTGGCCATTAGGGTGCCATCAGGAGTGCGGCGTGTCCAGCATGAACTGTTCAGTAATATCCTGCAGCAGAACActctgctggaggaggagcgacCCAAAGGCATCACCAAAG CCATCTCCAAGGGTGCCACCTCAGCTGCTACACGCATGACCAAACTGGTGGAGGACAAATCAGTAACTCCCAGTCAGACCTTTGTCAGGAGAAACTCAATCAGGGCTT TGAAGGGAGTCACCAAGCGACTCACAAGCATTGCTGAAAAGACTGGAGGCACTCTGAAG GAGCTGCCTGAGGAGTACCAAGTTCTACAGGAGGCAGCAGACACACTTGCCTTTGCCCACAGTGCCAAGATGATCCAGTATGTTTGA
- the LOC135105045 gene encoding uncharacterized protein LOC135105045 isoform X2 produces MSLTACWRQYHSYRATSHFQKALTALDRVLRAQVLSLSQHEPTRQRLFLLQQEVFSLRKETLNGFTDAQTAVRTPPGLAPTPATPGAPPSYDDVLKEDSRRLQDNCPHPPREISTQGTVSSPNHPTPTGQGFHPCTHPVPTQSPANHTPSACVRSHSSGDPGVQELVDMRGARSGEPTTAPPSTHQCSPFKSTLKSTKRPKSSYHPLSQPNSLLLPSPAVSSPASLPPPLLPVSHSLASLPTQQSGATSLETQPHPSLRPISVGDEAVLSQMKVLDKYKSDRSPDALADTSLSCVQKGPLPPIPLNKDNMQEWKRKEEITSNDSVQALSKSIVKTSGSTVQQKDETKNNLVPFISPINDPFLSLDPFPPVKPQSEDSNALFTEETLGAHSLPAVSGMHQNHSQASSDVLAPESSWTSNQKDSFSSNATQDSLKTQPLMTQNPPDNLGDSILEALDFAVTPASDHRKVSPQHSQERKTTRSYSEENLLNSSYNTFEIMLLSTKNRQASRASIIEEFDPLVISHAPQDHTQDEEKMEDEVHEQKGKGVLKEKKRDTKSTVPTKPTPRTTVETSDVSSKGTEATKEEGERDIYGSPPDYFAEGGAVALEEEARVDMYTSRRYTGAYDLSDRAKGRSYSSSEDTSSMYSWPPDYSAKTPPDPASPVYPCLYPEEEENEGVEGTNVGVGRSAFYIPPTIQGEVKRRNLLSIREGVKIYFIHTDGIVTSPWNKPFLAVSRDLSRDKFFSTGLVVSVGNNLWTCELQRKSTLVLRAQTGSYIFNEVAGKPECKAVAIRVPSGVRRVQHELFSNILQQNTLLEEERPKGITKAISKGATSAATRMTKLVEDKSVTPSQTFVRRNSIRALKGVTKRLTSIAEKTGGTLKELPEEYQVLQEAADTLAFAHSAKMIQYV; encoded by the exons GCTACAAGTCACTTCCAGAAGGCGCTGACAGCATTAGACCGTGTGTTACGGGCTCAggtgctctccctctcccagcatGAACCCACCAGGCAGCGGCTCTTCCTTCTGCAACAGGAAGTTTTCAGCCTTAG GAAGGAGACACTTAATGGCTTCACTGATGCCCAGACTGCTGTGCGGACACCTCCAGGTCTTGCTCCAACTCCTGCTACACCTGGAGCTCCACCTTCATATGATGATGTCTTGAAGGAGGACAGTCGCCGCCTGCAAG aTAATTGCCCACATCCACCCAGAGAAATATCCACACAGGGCACAGTGTCCTCCCCCAACCATCCAACACCTACTGGCCAAGGCTTTCATCCATGTACTCACCCAGTGCCCACACAGTCTCCAGCCAACCATACACCATCTGCCTGTGTTCGATCCCACAGCAGTGGAGACCCAGGGGTTCAGGAACTCGTGGATATGAGAGGAGCTAGATCAGGAGAACCTACAACAGCTCCACCTTCCACTCATCAATGCTCTCCTTTCAAGTCCACACTTAAATCAACTAAAAGACCCAAATCTTCCTACCATCCTTTGAGTCAACCAAATTCACTTTTGCTTCCTTCACCTGCAGTCAgttctcctgcttctcttcctcctcccctcctcccagtCTCCCATTCTCTCGCTTCTCTTCCCACCCAACAGTCAGGAGCCACATCCTTGGAAACTCAGCCTCATCCTAGCCTTAGACCCATCTCAGTGGGTGATGAGGCAGTGCTGAGTCAAATGAAGGTGCTTGATAAGTATAAGAGTGACAGGAGTCCAGATGCATTGGCTGACACATCTCTCTCATGTGTTCAAAAGGGGCCACTCCCACCAATCCCACTAAACAAAGACAACATgcaggaatggaagaggaaggaagagataactagtaatgatagtgttcaggctttGTCAAAAAGTATTGTGAAGACCTCAGGAAGTACTGTGCAGCAGAAGGATGAAACAAAGAATAATCTTGTGCCTTTTATATCCCCTATTAATGACCCATTCCTCAGTTTGGATCCATTCCCCCCTGTTAAGCCACAGTCTGAAGACAGTAATGCATTGTTCACAGAGGAGACACTGGGTGCCCACTCATTACCTGCAGTTTCAGGTATGCATCAAAACCACAGCCAAGCATCTTCAGATGTCTTAGCCCCTGAATCATCTTGGACTTCAAACCAGAAAGATTCATTTAGTTCCAATGCAACACAGGACTCACTTAAAACTCAGCCTTTGATGACACAGAACCCTCCTGACAACCTTGGAGACTCCATCCTTGAGGCCTTGGACTTTGCTGTCACACCAGCATCAGATCACAGGAAAGTCTCACCCCAACATtcacaggaaaggaagacaacTCGCTCTTACTCAGAGGAAAACTTACTTAACTCCTCATACAACACCTTTGAAATCATGCTGCTCTCCACCAAGAATAGGCAAGCTAGCAGGGCATCTATCATAGAGGAATTTGATCCTCTGGTGATTTCCCATGCCCCTCAGGACCACACccaggatgaagagaaaatggaagatgagGTGCATGAACAGAAGGGAAAGGGTgtattgaaagagaaaaagagagacactAAAAGTACTGTACCAACCAAACCAACACCACGAACAACAGTTGAGACCAGTGATGTGTCCAGTAAAGGCACAGAAGCAaccaaggaagagggagagagagacatttatgGTTCTCCTCCAGACTATTTTGCTGAGGGAGGAGCAGTAGcactagaggaggaggcaagagtaGATATGTACACTAGCAGGAGATATACTGGAGCTTATGACCTTTCTGATAGAGCAAAGGGAAGATCATATTCCTCCTCAGAAGACACAAGCAGTATGTACTCATGGCCCCCAGATTATAGTGCCAAGACACCACCTGACCCTGCTTCACCAGTGTATCCCTGCCTGTAccctgaagaagaggagaatgagggagtggaggggaccAATGTGGGTGTAGGCCGTTCAGCTTTCTATATTCCTCCCACAATACAG GGTGAGGTCAAAAGGAGGAACTTGCTGAGTATCCGTGAGGGTGTCAAGATCTATTTCATACACACAGATGGCATTGTCACCTCGCCCTGGAATAAGCCCTTCCTTGCTGTGTCCAGAG ACCTATCCAGAGACAAGTTCTTTAGTACTGGGCTGGTGGTGAGTGTTGGCAACAACCTATGGACATGTGAGCTGCAGAGGAAGTCCACTCTGGTGCTGAGGGCACAGACAGGGAGCTACATCTTTAATGAGGTGGCGGGGAAACCAGAGT GCAAGGCAGTGGCCATTAGGGTGCCATCAGGAGTGCGGCGTGTCCAGCATGAACTGTTCAGTAATATCCTGCAGCAGAACActctgctggaggaggagcgacCCAAAGGCATCACCAAAG CCATCTCCAAGGGTGCCACCTCAGCTGCTACACGCATGACCAAACTGGTGGAGGACAAATCAGTAACTCCCAGTCAGACCTTTGTCAGGAGAAACTCAATCAGGGCTT TGAAGGGAGTCACCAAGCGACTCACAAGCATTGCTGAAAAGACTGGAGGCACTCTGAAG GAGCTGCCTGAGGAGTACCAAGTTCTACAGGAGGCAGCAGACACACTTGCCTTTGCCCACAGTGCCAAGATGATCCAGTATGTTTGA